The DNA window ATAAAAAAACCTGTTATTGCTAGCAGGTTTTTTATCAGTTTAGTCTAAATAAATATAGGTTATTTATTTAGATAGTGTTATAATGAAATTTGGTAAAGTTAAAATTTATAAGTAAGGTGGATTAAATGGACATTAAAGACATTAAAAAATTAAAATTATATGGGTTTAACAACCTAACCAAATCATTAAGTTTTAATATGTATGATATATGTTATGCCAGAACTCCGGAACATCGCCAGGCATATATTGAATATATTGATGAAGAATACAATGCAGAACGCCTTACGAATATTTTAACTGAAGTAGCAAATATTATTGGCGCCAATATTTTAAATATTGCCAAACAAGATTATGAGCCACAAGGTGCCAGCGTAACTATGCTTATTTCTGAAGAACCGGTGGAACCGACTTCAGAAACAGTAGTAGCACATTTAGATAAAAGTCATATAACAGTACATACTTACCCAGAAAGTCATCCTGATAAAGGGATCAGTACGTTCCGGGCCGATATAGATGTTTCAACTTGTGGGCATATCTCACCACTAAAAGCTTTAAATTATTTATTAAAAAGCTTTTGTTCTGATATTGCTATTGTGGATTACCGAGTGAGAGGTTTTACTAGAGATGTTAATGGTCGCAAATGTTTTATTGACCATAAAATAAATTCAATTCAAAATTATATTGATCCGAAAATTCGTGAACAATATCAAATGATTGATGTTAATGTTTATCAAGAACATATTTTTCATACAAAAATGTTATTAAAAGAGTTTGATTTAGATAATTATTTGTTTGGAACGCCGAAAAATGAGTTGTTAATCGGTGAGAAGCGTAAAGCAAAACAACGCTTGAAAAAAGAAATGACTGAAATTTTCTACGGTCGTAATATTCCTAAAGTAAAAGTATAGTTTGCCTTAAGCAAATTATGAAGGAGGCTGAACATGGAGCAAGTTAAACGTATTTACGTTGAAAAAAAATCAGGATTTGATATTCCTGCTCAAG is part of the Negativicutes bacterium genome and encodes:
- the speD gene encoding adenosylmethionine decarboxylase; translated protein: MDIKDIKKLKLYGFNNLTKSLSFNMYDICYARTPEHRQAYIEYIDEEYNAERLTNILTEVANIIGANILNIAKQDYEPQGASVTMLISEEPVEPTSETVVAHLDKSHITVHTYPESHPDKGISTFRADIDVSTCGHISPLKALNYLLKSFCSDIAIVDYRVRGFTRDVNGRKCFIDHKINSIQNYIDPKIREQYQMIDVNVYQEHIFHTKMLLKEFDLDNYLFGTPKNELLIGEKRKAKQRLKKEMTEIFYGRNIPKVKV